The Anaerolineae bacterium genomic sequence CATCACCCTCTATGCCAGCCAGCGGATCGGCGGCGGGGCCTTCTGGCTGCCGGTGGTGGGGGAGATCTACGACGGTTGGCTCAACGACATCAACGCCCACCACATCACCTGCGACCACGTCTTCCAGGCGCTGGATTCAGCCACGGGTGGTCCCGTCCCCGAGGGCAACGTGGGCGGCGGCACCGGGTCCATCTGCCACGGCTTCAAGGGCGGCATCGGCACCGCCTCCCGTGTCGCCACCACCGACAGCGGCAAGTTCACCGTGGGGGCCCTGGTGCAGACGAACCAGGGCGACCGGCTCTACCTGCTGGTGGATGGCGTGCCCGTAGGCCGGGAGATCGGGTACGACCTCGTCCCTCCGGCACGAGATCGGCCTTCGACCGCCAGCTCCATCATCGTGATCCTGGCCACCGATGCCCCGCTCCTCCCCCAGCAGTGCCGAGCCCTGGCCCAGCGGGCTACCATCGGCCTCAGCCGCACCGGCAGCCGGGGCCACATCTACAGCGGCGACCTCTTCCTCGCCTTCGCCACCGGCAATCACTATCCGCGCGACACCCGCGCCCCGGCGCTGGTGCGGATGATGCCTCTGGCCCAGCTGAACCCCCTCTTCGACGCGGCAGTGGAGGCGGTGGAGGAGGCCATTCTCAACTCGCTCACCGCCGCCCAGACTATGACCGGCCAGCTCGGCCGCACTGCCCATGCCCTCCCCCTGGACCGGCTGCAGCA encodes the following:
- a CDS encoding P1 family peptidase encodes the protein MARARLRDLGIEIGVLPTGEHNAITDVPGVTVGHVTLNYDEPRVARTGVTVVCPRGDRSQTDFPFAGYHSLNGCGEMTGIAWVEESGLLMSPVALTNTHQVGVVRDAITLYASQRIGGGAFWLPVVGEIYDGWLNDINAHHITCDHVFQALDSATGGPVPEGNVGGGTGSICHGFKGGIGTASRVATTDSGKFTVGALVQTNQGDRLYLLVDGVPVGREIGYDLVPPARDRPSTASSIIVILATDAPLLPQQCRALAQRATIGLSRTGSRGHIYSGDLFLAFATGNHYPRDTRAPALVRMMPLAQLNPLFDAAVEAVEEAILNSLTAAQTMTGQLGRTAHALPLDRLQQVMARYGRGPHS